The sequence CCATAATAATCTTCGCTGAGATTGAGGGCactcaagaagaagaagaagaagaagaagaagaagaaaatatcattacagaaaaattactagtagtagatgCAAAAACGACATGAATCGTGGACACGTGGTGATTTTCTAGATACCCACTGACTGTTGTAAAGGTTTCAATTAGAGTTTACAGGCTTGTCTATGaaacaaaattatgcaaaacaaattcaaaaaaAATTTACAACCGATCTTTTCATGCGAGAGCAAAGTGACTTGAttactttttttagttttgctGTTTCACATCTAATCCTTTGACTTTATATTTACTTTGACATTCAatgacattagttatctgtttctcgacactttttaaaacatctacggcatatatgtgtGCTAATTTCATAGCTGCTTTACACGATTTATTGCATGGTCGAAAacattttttggaaacggccgaaattTGATGCGGgcgcggatgtcatcaatataatcaaattaacaaaGCCCAGTGGTTGATATGGATTCTGTTAAACGTGTGTGTATTCAGTTAAAGTCTTATAATTCCCTTCAAAGTCTCATGAATACCCTTATGTTACTGTGCGTTACATTATTGCCTCCTATCAATCTAAGGCAATATTGCAGTAGAGAGCACTAATAGCTGCAAAATCGATATAAATCGCTAGGGGGCCTTAATAACACGTGGCGATTCTCCAAATACCCCAAAGACTGTTGTAAAGTTACTGTTTCAGGCTTGTGTATAGTGAATCAAAGAAAATAAGCCAAACAAACACAGAATATTATAAAACCGATTAAAAAGAGagtgtttttttaaacttccTACTAAGGTATGGCAAACTTCCAGTCACCCCAGTCAACGCATAGGGCCTCCAAGATGCAACCTGCAttgtacatgaatgaatgaatgaactttattgcacaacatttgtacatggtacaattgtaaggcaacagtaacaagtcaattaatacaatgatactcaTCTAAGTTCTATAACttcatacatatatagtatagaaatgtgaacataaacGCCGTAGAACGTTACGTGCAGGCAGAAAGTTgtctgccatcgggctgcggattcgccccccgtacgagCCAGTCCGTATACGGGCGACGCGCGTGTCCTGTGCAGCCAATGCCAGTGAGTAAAGGGCACAACCCAACGtccgtgcaatttgtccgtacttNNNNNNNNNNNNNNNNNNNNNNNNNNNNNNNNNNNNNNNNNNNNNNNNNNNNNNNNNNNNNNNNNNNNNNNNNNNNNNNNNNNNNNNNNNNNNNNNNNNNNNNNNNNNNNNNNNNNNNNNNNNNNNNNNNNNNNNNNNNNNNNNNNNNNNNNNNNNNNNNNNNNNNNNNNNNNNNNNNNNNNNNNNNNNNNNNNNNNNNNNNNNNNNNNNNNNNNNNNNNNNNNNNNNNNNNNNNNNNNNNNNNNNNNNNNNNNNNNNNNNNNNNNNNNNNNNNNNNNNNNNNNNNNNNNNNNNNNNNNNNNNNNNNNNNNNNNNNNNNNNNNNNNNNNNNNNNNNNNNNNNNNNNNNNNNNNNNNNNNNNNNNNNNNNNNNNNNNNNNNNNNNNNNNNNNNNNGATACCACCGTAGGATCTTCTGGATCTTATTCATTGCCATGTGTTGATTCTGTATTCATCATACGTAAACTTACGTCGATGATATTGATATATGAAATATCAGttgcagttctagagcaagctgaTAGGGGGTCCAACATACACTACTTATCACATGCGTCAcgagctatctgccaccaaaaatcaagaccataccacgtccaggtcaaaagacacacacacacacacaaatcctgctgcagtgccaaggccACATACCAGGGGCCCTGAAATCAACCTCGGCCTTTGTCGCCACTTCATAGGTGCTAGAAGCATACTGAAGTCCATACTTTAAATTATCAAATTTATATCGGCAGCGTCTGattattgtatatttttactGGTGTCTTGAAGAATGCTTGAATGGATTTGACATGTGGTTAAGTATTGTTTGATTAAAACTACGGTTCCTTTGTGTTCCAATTAAAGAAGGTCAAAGCCATTATGGGGAGATGCGAATGGCCTTCATGGCGAATTCAAAATCGTGACTGTACTGACTGAGATTTCTGTANNNNNNNNNNNNNNNNNNNNNNNNNNNNNNNNNNNNNNNNNNNNNNNNNNNNNNNNNNNNNNNNNNNNNNNNNNNNNNNNNNNNNNNNNNNNNNNNNNNNATGGCTTATGGAATCTTTTCCACTTGgctaggtgccgagtcgtcccaggtgccgagttgtcctgatacccCATCGCGCCTGTAGAGATGTCTAGATGTTGACAGTTTCTTGTGACGTACGTACAGCAGCTTCTCTTCATCCTTGTATCTTTGTAGTACAGATTGGTTATAGTCCTTGATGTTCTTGTTCAGGTCAGATTGCAGGTCATGGCCTCTCGGGAGAACCTGAGACAAGACAATGGTGGCGTTTGGAAATGATGCTTTGGCAATACTGACTAGCTCTTCTGTTTTCTGCAGACAGTCTTGTACAGAAGAGTCGTCATGTTTGGAGTTGTCTAAGTCGTTAGATCCTATGTGAAGAATCGCATAGGATGTTCCTGGGTCGTGGATGGTTTCTAGCTTCTTTGTGGCGTCGGATATTGTAGATGTCTTGTCTTTGTGTGTCGAAAGATTGGGAAACATTCTGGAGACATTGACGGCTTTCCATATGGAGTCCGTGTACACCCTGACTTGTTTTGACTCCTCTGTCGGGACTTGTGGTCCTTCCTGTGACGGAACCTGTTGGGTCAGTTCAACGCCTTGGTCTGAGTCGGCTTCTTCAGTACTTGGCTGTGTTGTTGTATGATTTGCATGAGCTGTACCCGGATCCATTGTTTTGTCATCAGTGGCATTATTAGTGCCATTGTCCTTGGAGATACAGTTTTTAGCACTAACCTGATGAGCACCTGGGTTCAAAGCCACAGTCTGTGCATACGTTCTCATCTTTGAAATGGATTGGGAGAGTTGAATGGAATCCGTCACCTCCTGCAGTTTAGCaatctgttgttgctgtttttcaACAAGGGACTGGAGAGATTCACACTTCGCCGTGAGGGTGGCCATTTCTTCATTGTGGCGGCTGTTCACACTCTTCCTTTCATTTGCATGCCTTTTCTGTTCATCTTCCAGCTGTTTTTTCAACTCACCGGAGACAGCTTTCagtttcttttcaaattcattCTTTTGTGTACCCTGTTCATCTTTTAACGCCTTGAATTCTACCTGTAGAGTATTAACAAGGTCAACAAGATCCGTGTAGTGTTTCTGGATATCTCTTGTGAT comes from Branchiostoma floridae strain S238N-H82 chromosome 19, Bfl_VNyyK, whole genome shotgun sequence and encodes:
- the LOC118407123 gene encoding uncharacterized protein LOC118407123 produces the protein MATLTAKCESLQSLVEKQQQQIAKLQEVTDSIQLSQSISKMRTYAQTVALNPGAHQVSAKNCISKDNGTNNATDDKTMDPGTAHANHTTTQPSTEEADSDQGVELTQQVPSQEGPQVPTEESKQVRVYTDSIWKAVNVSRMFPNLSTHKDKTSTISDATKKLETIHDPGTSYAILHIGSNDLDNSKHDDSSVQDCLQKTEELVSIAKASFPNATIVLSQVLPRGHDLQSDLNKNIKDYNQSVLQRYKDEEKLLYVRHKKLSTSRHLYRRDGVSGQLGTWDDSAPSQVEKIP